The Thomasclavelia ramosa DSM 1402 genome includes a region encoding these proteins:
- the cas6 gene encoding CRISPR-associated endoribonuclease Cas6, which yields MDVYEIKIKLYLLKDIKIEETQTYLAYFIDSVMVKDNMFLGIHETNQYKFYTFDSLYPLAKNGVYQKDNSYMFRIRTLDYQLAQYLYDTLAKNRTKEFQGLTAEVKIIKPKLIKKIYTLTPVILKTEQGYWKNSIKTEDFEKRLKTNLIKKYKDITGEEINEDFQLYYQINFKNKVPVSRKYKGIKLLGDMIELEIAENDNAQKLAFLAIGSGLLEMNARGFGFVNYIYY from the coding sequence ATGGATGTATATGAAATAAAGATAAAATTATATTTATTGAAAGATATAAAAATTGAAGAAACACAGACTTATTTAGCATACTTTATTGATAGTGTAATGGTTAAAGATAATATGTTTTTAGGTATACATGAGACTAATCAGTATAAGTTTTATACTTTTGATAGTTTGTATCCTTTAGCTAAAAATGGGGTTTATCAAAAAGATAATTCGTATATGTTTAGAATAAGAACGTTAGATTATCAATTAGCTCAATATTTATATGATACTTTAGCTAAAAATCGGACTAAAGAATTTCAAGGTCTGACCGCTGAGGTTAAAATAATTAAACCAAAATTAATCAAAAAAATATATACACTTACACCAGTGATTTTAAAAACAGAGCAGGGATACTGGAAAAACAGCATTAAAACAGAGGATTTTGAAAAACGATTAAAAACTAATTTAATTAAAAAATACAAAGATATAACTGGTGAAGAAATTAATGAAGATTTTCAATTATATTATCAAATTAATTTTAAAAATAAGGTTCCGGTATCGAGAAAATATAAAGGAATTAAATTATTAGGGGATATGATTGAATTAGAAATTGCAGAAAATGATAATGCTCAAAAATTAGCTTTTTTAGCAATCGGATCAGGTTTGTTAGAAATGAACGCTAGAGGATTTGGATTTGTTAATTACATATATTATTGA